The region TTGTGGATGTGTACAgtgccgcaatgtttcattgcggttGCCGCAGTGAAACATTGTGGCCGTGCATTAAATGCACACAACTACCTTAATTTGTCTGTACCTTTGATCTTGTACTGCTGTTTTTATTGCTGCTTAACATTCTGCTCAAATTTATTCTTCTGAAAAAAAGGTTAGTATTCAAAATTCATGGCTtcttatttatttgattattcaAGTTCATCTAGTGATCATAAcgattttaattatgttaccccCCACACAAAAAAGAGGGTTTATCGTAAAATCTTTAATGATGATGAAGTAATAGATGTTGATAGTATTGAAGATAAAGTTAATGATCCGGGGAAGCGAAAAACGCATAGTGATGATGATGTTGGTTTCGGTTGGAAGAATCACGATGTTCACGGTGATTCCGATGATAGTAATGATTCTTTTAATGGCGATGATGATGATAAAATTAATGATGAAAATTTTATTGGAAATATGAATGATGTAGTTCCTTGTGTTGGTATGATATTTGATTCGTTGGATGAAGCAGAAAGTTTTTATCGAGGTTATGGTCGAAGTATAGGGTTCGAGATAATTATTCGAAGTAGTCATAAGCATTCAAGAAATGGTGGTATATCGTCACGTTTGTATATATGTCGAAAGGGTGGAAGATTGAGCCCAAAACCCTTGGAAGTTGAAGATAAGGTTAAAGGGAAACGACCTCGAGATGTTATTCCTCGAACTTGTTGTCGTGCTCGTATGTGTGTTGCTCACAAAGTAAGCTCAACCAAATGGGAAGTAACCAAGGTCAACCTAGAGCACAATCATGCTATGGTTACATCGGATATGGTAAAATTTATGCAAAGATCACGCAACATAGATCCGTTTACCCGATCTTTGATTGAGTTATTCAACAAATCGGGTATCGAGACCCCGAAAGTGATGAATTTACTTAGTGAGACGTGTGGTGGTATTGAAAAAATTGGTTTTTCCGCTCAAGATGTACGAAATGTAATACGTGACATTCGAAGACGGATTTTTGATTCCGGTGATGCGGAGTGTTGATTGGTTTTGTTACGATACTTGCAAAAACAAAGTGATGGCAATTTTTTCTACCGAGTGGATGTGGATGAGGATAATCGGGTTAGGGGTTTGGTGTGGGTTGATCCTCGTTCGCTTAACGCGTACAAGAATTTTGGAGATGTGGTAACTTTCGACTCGACATATCGGACTAATAGGTATGACATGCCTTTTATTCCAATTACGGGAGTGAATCACCACTACCAAAATATTTTGTTTGGATTTGCACTTATAAGGGACGAGAAAGAGACTACTTATAGATGGGTTTTGAAGACTTGGTTGGAAGCGGTCGATAACAAGCCACCTATTACCATTATTACGGATCAAGACATCACTTTAAGTAACGTCATTTCCGAGGTTATGCCTAACACCAACCATACATATTGTACGTGGCATATTAGTAGCAAGTTTCCCGAGAAACTATCTACTTTGTATACTCAATACTCGGAGTTCAAGACGGATTTTAATGCATGTATCTACAAGTCATTGTCACCAACGGAATTTGAAGGTAGGTGGGAGGACTTGAAAGAAAAATATGATCTTGAAAATCACAATTGGCTAAATGATATGTATGCAATTAGACGGCAATGGGTTTTTGCTTTCATGAAACAATATTTTGCCGCCGGTATGACTACCACCTCAAGGAGCGAGTCTATGAATTCATTTTTTGATGAGTGTGTGAAAGCGTCGACCGGTTtgaaagaattcattgagaattCACAAAAAGCTTTGGAGTCACAATATTTACGGGAGGTTCAAGCCGATTTTGACATCGAGTACAAGGAAAGGAGACTATTCTCTAACTCGTCAATGGAGATACATGCCTCCAAGATATACACAAAAGAGATGTTTAAGCGATTTCAAAAAGAGCTTCAAAAAAGTCAATCTTTTGTTATGAAAAGCATGAAAGGTTGTGGAGATTATCTTTCAAAGATGTATTTGGTAGAAAAGTCCACCTTGCCGGAGATTAATAGAAGGAATTTTTTCTTGAAGGTTTCTATCGACGGGAGTTATTCTTGTACATGTAAAAAATTTGAACATTCCGGGATGATTTGTAGACACATGATCCGTTACCTTAAAAAAAACAAAAGACGATGATACCGCCAGATCTTGTAACAATGAGGTGGACAATAAACGGAAACAAAGTTGCGGGACCTCTACCGTGTACCCCTCGGATGCTTGTTAATGTTGTAGAATCTCAAACGGCaagatatagtggattgtgtaaAGCTTTCCAAGGTTTGTCCGTTGTTGGTAGTTGCTCCGTTCCGCGGTACAATTACTTGATGAGCGTGATCGAGAGAGAAAAGGAGTATGTGATTAAGTCTTTTTCGggagaagagagagagaaaaaaataaatgaggactatgaaagtgatgatgaagaagatgatgaagaagatgatccGTTATTAGATCCCCCAAGGTCACAAATAAAAGGACGTCCAAAAGCGGGTAGATTCAAAAGTGGTATCGAGACGTCAAGTTCAAATAAACAATTTCGAAAGTGCAGTTTTTGTGGGGCGAGGGAAGAAGGCCATGATAGAAGAAATTGTCCCTCGAGATTATtaggaaaaaaaggaaaaaaatgatTGTAATTTCTTATCATATACTttgaaatattaataaattttaattaaatattttcaatgttgttaatgttagtacttgttgtcattattaataatcccaaaaaaagaagtgactccaaaaaaaaatttgaaaaaaagttatttttgaagatttttttttcaaaattggGTAGAAAGTTTTCTGTAAAACAGAAAAagtattatataaaaaataaatcatttgCAAGTGCAGTGACCAATCTGCAAAATTCTACAAAACTCTGTTTACCCCCGCAATTAAACATTGCGGCCCCCTCAATGAAACATTGCGGGGGTAAACAGAGTTTTGCAGAATTTTGCAGATTGGTCACTGCACTTGcaaatgatttattttttatataatactttttctgttttacagaaaactttctgcccaattttgaaaaaaaaaaatcttcaaaaataacttttttccaattttgttttggagtcacttctttttttgggattattaataatggcaacaagtactaacattaacaacattgaaaatatttaattaaaattcattaatatttGAAAGTACATATTAACAAATTCCAATAATGCTAAACAAAAAAATGGGCATGACCTCTTTGTTTTTAAGTTAAACTTTACCTGTAAAATAAAAAAATCGGCATGACctatttatttttaagtcaacCAAAAACCTGTAAAATTTCAAACCAAACCAaactaaacttaaaaatgaatggCCTTGACATGCCAACTACAAACAATCCACACCAAACTAAACTTAAAAAAATGGCCTTGACATGCCAACTACAAACAAATCAACTAAATAAATACATCTAACCCACCAAAATGAATACAACCAATCTAAATAAAATACAACCGAGCAAAATATGTACAACTAACTAAAGTAACTACAAGTCACTAATCAAATAACAAACTAGTGTCCCGCCTCTCTTTGTCGAATGCCCCACTCAGAAATGTGTCTAGCAACCCCTTTTGATAACTCGTGCGCCATCCGATAGCGAAAAGTTTGTACATGAACTTTAGCGTTCCACACAGCTGATGGAAAAGAGATCTCGTTGAGCATAACGTCCATGTACTTGGAGACATATACACCACAATCAATGCCACCATCTTGCTTGGGTCGAGCATCAAGACTATGAACCCCCATATATTTCAATGGAAATCGAGATGGATGCAAATAATTGAGCATATATGGGATCAACTTTTCCTGCAAAATTTTACACATATTTAGATAAAAATAACAggaaatgaacctaacaagtcattatttcatattaatctatttaaaacaagtggtagggaattaaagaatgatatttcaCGGGAAACGAACCTAAGAATTCATTATTTcattattaatctatttaaaactagtggtagggaattaaagaatgatatttcacgggaaatgaacctaacaagtcattatttcattattaatctatttaaaactagtggtagggaattaaagaatgatatttcacgggaaatgaacctaacaagtcattatttcattattaatctatttaaaactagtggtagggaattaaagaatgatatttcatgggaaatgaacctaacaagtcattatttcattattaatctatttaaaactactggtagggaattaaagaatgatatttcacgggaaatgaacctaacaaatcattatttcattattaatctatttaaaactagtggtggggaattaaagaatgatatttcacgggaaatgaacctaacaagtcattatttcattattaatctatttaaaactagtggtagggaattaaagaatgatatttcacgggaaatgaacctaacaagtcattatttcattattaatctatttaaaactactggtagggaattaaagaatgatatttcacgggaaatgaacctaacaagtcattatttcattattaatttatttaaaacttgtggtagggaattaaagaattatatttcacgggaaatgaacctaacaagttattatttcattattaatctatttaaaactactggtagggaattaaagaatgatataGTTACCATAATGTAATACTGGCAGGGGTGAGCGATGTTCCCTGTTGTGTCTTTGTCGTCCCTAAGAGGATCAATGTTTAGCACTCTCATTTTGTTGAAATTAACAACAAACAGGAACCAATGAGAGTTATCACACGTGGGGAAAAATGCAAAGTCACAAAATTGAAGAGGCAAGCTACCCCCTTGTCAGCATAATCTCTAAAGAACTTCTCCATTGACTTCTTGGCATCACCTTTTAGGGTACTCGGAGAAGCCTACAATTACAAGTCAAAAAATAGGTTAACATTTATACAACATAATTGATATCTGTTTATAGAAAAGCAGGTTGGAGCATTGGTATTTGTTTATAGAGTACCTTCAAGTTAGGACAATGCTCAAGTGTCATCGCCATGAAAAAGCTAGGAGTAATGAAATACCGCCTGGGCTTGAAACTTTCAGTTTTGGGAATTTTTTCCCATTTTTCCCAGAGTTTATCCTCTCTAAGTCTCAAGAGCTCACCATAGGCATTGAGAACATCATCCTCCACCCAATACTCTGGTCGCAAAGTTTTTACTTGGCTATGTGTAAGAGGATAAGTAACGCCCCGCTCACTGTGATCACGCCAAATGTAATCAACCTCTAAACTCCAGAAATGCCGATACAACCACCTCACTTTCCGATTTTTTAGTGGCCTTGTCATATCACCACGCCGCTTAGGACCACCTCGTTTCGCCGCATCCTCTGTCAAATCTTCAACTGAGTCCATCTACAAAATAAACAAAAACACAATTAGCACATTTGGAACTAGTTAATCTAAGGCCATTTACTTTAAAAAAGAGTAAAGAGTTATTACATCAATCATGTCCCGTAGCTCACTAGGAACAGAAGACTCGCCCATGCCCAAATGTACAAATGGAGTGACAAGGGAGGAAGATGCCTCTAAAGATTCTGGAGTAATAGGCATCTGCAATCCATAAATTAAGTACACATTTAACACTTAGTTTAATCCATTTATAACTAGTTGTGGGGAATTATATGATAATTCAAGGGAAATGAACCTAAATAAGTCATTATTTTCATTATTAGTCCATTTTAAAACTAGTTGTATGAAATTGATGATatttcacgggaaattaacctaaaaatgtcattattttcacttttatTCCATTTATAactagttgtagggaattaatcCATTTTAATCCCATTTAGTTGATATAGTAGGGAACAAATAATACCTTTAGTGGAATAGGTTAAAATGTCATAGATCTGTGGAACGGTATTGGAGCAGTATAATTAACCTGCAATTGGAAGCCgatacataaacatattcaacACACGAAGCTAAAATATTTTAGGTGCATATAATGACAATATTTGTTAAAGATTTGTACCTGAGGGGGAATGGATACAGCTGTGGGAGCCGGGGTGGCTGGAACATTATCTATGCACTGAACCTCAACCTGCAATTAGAAGCCgatacataaacatattcaacACACTAAGCTAAAATATTTTAGGTGCATAGAATGACAATATTTGTTAAATATTTGTACCTGAGGGGGAATGGATACAGGTGTCGGAGCAGTGGTGGCTGGAACATCAGCAGGAGACTGAACCTCAACCTGCAATTAGAAGCCgatacataaacatattcaacACACGAAGCTAAAAATGTGTAAGTGCATAGGAGGACAATATTTGTCAAAGATTTGTACCTGAGAGGCAATGGATACAGGTGTAGGAGCAGTGGCGGGTGGAACATCACCAGTAGACTAAACCTCAACCTGCAATTACAAGCCAATACATAAATATTATTCAACACAGGAAGCTGTAAATATGTAAGTGAACAGGAGGACactatttataaaatatttgtaCCTGAGGGGGAATAGATACATGTGTAGGAGCATGGGTGGCTGAAACATCACCAGTAGACTGAACCTTCTGCAATTACAGCCGACACAGACATATTAATTGAAATTCTACGATGCATGAAATGAAAGCTTTTGTTAGAAATTTATATCTCACGTGGACGTTTAGGGGGGACAAGTACTGCGGTATCCTCCTCAGGACCACCAGTCTCATCCTGCCATTAATGTAAATTAAAGACACACAGGTCATGAACAAGAAGATCAGTGGAGTGGTTGTGATTGAAATTGTCTCAAATCGCTTCAATGTCGCTGATGGTCGTGTATCTGTGTCTGTTTTTGAGTTTTAGGTAATTTCTGCGTGTATATGCGAGTATCTGTGTATAAAGGAAAACGACTACCGCAATGAAGCATTGCAGAGGTAGGTTCATGTTTATTAGATATTCAATATAATATTTAACattattaatattttcaaatattcaaatattttcatttattattaaaaatattgaataattaaaatttttaaatatcaaaatattttcctttattattaaatatttgaatatattaatttcattttaatgtttcatgacttttaaaatattaaatattaaatattaaatataatatttcataatattataaaaatattttattgtaTTTTTTAATACACGATCTTTAATCAGAAATATTAAGAATAATAtcttaataaattaatatttatgtatataaaaaagtattaataaatgaattaatatagATAAAGGGTAAAAAGGGAAATGAAGTATGCGGGCCATTCCGCAATGTTGCACTGCGGctgccgcaatgaaacaatgcggtCGTGACCGATCCTAGCCATCCGTTTTTGCTTCAACGGTCCTGATTTGTTAGTTTTAAGTGGTTCTTATCCAACTATGGCTGTGGATAGGGACcctatatatataattaattgaCTATTGTAACATTTGATTTAATCCACTTTATGCTATTTAAAGTAAAATATTATATTCATCAATAATTTGAAaggatttataaaattttatcgaattgaaaaatatttaattttaggaaaataatatacaatattatcaaattattataaaaagaaaaattagaatcataaacgaataaacttgaaaatgattTGAATGACAACATTATCACATATtttcttcaatttttttataaaaaaatacgtgaatatcaaattttagtctatataatatataattatttttattttgcaACCATGATACATGCTCGATTATGTACAATTAAATATGGATTGTTTGTTCGTGTTATGGCAACTCCTCCGATATATAAATAATTGCAACTTCTTTATTAAATggttataatttttgaataattataaatgtaTGGTATTTGAGAAATCAGTTGACTAATCATGTAATAATGATTAGACATTTATATAAGTAAGATAACTAATTTATGAATAAAAGCGACAAACATAATTTACTCGAAAATATAATAAACAATAATTTACATTCATATACACGCATATATTACTTTATCTTTACTAATTGTAAAAGATGCAGTACTAATTTTGTATTTAAATTCATTGATACActagaaaagaaaaaaaaagtctTTTATTCTCTAAAAGTGGAAATGATCAATTTAATCTGAGATTTTTTAATGTGTTAAAAACTAGATGAATTGTGCCaattttaattgataaattaTGACATTAACAATTATCAGTCATATAATAAAATTAAGACTTTGTTCACCAGATTAAAAATTAAGGATATTTTATCAACTTTAGTTAATAGATTATATGAAATAGACAGTGATATAACATTAACCTTGATAATGGAtcttaaaaattaatatttttcattaaaattcAAGTTATATTAACGGTAGTATAATTCTAATTTGTTAAATATTACAATGGTAGGTTTTTGTGACTTTTGTCGGGCATTATTAATCTTTTTAAATTGAGGATAATTACTCATATATTATTTGACCAAAACTCAAATTTTTTGCTTAACTTTGCATTCAATATATGCGctaatttttagtttattttttgTGAACTGAAAGAATTCTATCGATTAGTTTAAATCTATTTTTAATGTACGATAACGGCCCTAAATgtattcattaagtaaaatacAAATTATACAGTACAAACAAGAAaacatataatttatttaatgagttatattaaaaatattacaTATGTTAGTTAATGTCTTTCACGAAAAATCATGTACATTTATAAATAATTCACTTGTATTTGATACATATAAGATGATGGATAAAATTTTTATTAATAAGAAAATAGTTAAGAATATTATAATTGTTggtgcaaatttttttttttagaaaatgAACCGTAACTCGAGTTATTTTGCTAGTTAACTTTTATATACAAATTttagataatttttttaaagttaCCTTTCAAAATATTTTTCTCATATTATATAAGCAGGTATTTACCCGAAACTAATACAATTTATTTAACATTTAACATAAAGAGCAAGCGTTCTAAAAATTTCCGATTCAACCGATTAATTTCCGATTAATTTCCTATAAAGTACCCGACTGATTTgatttttgaaatccgattaataCTTACGAATTTTTCTTCATTGCAgcatatataattatttattaaaatttaaatactatattaatttaaatatgaataattataaaaataatgatataattaatatatatttattaataaatagttaatataattataataatatattaaatataatttaatattataatatatccAATTTTTATTCCGATTAATTTTCCcgattaatttcaaatttttaattaATTCCAAATCGATAGGTACACATGCCTTCCCcggatttccaaattttataaccTTAAAAAATACTTATTGTACAGACACCCAAATAATCAATCTATCCATGAACTTGCTGTCTGAAACTCTATATACAATCATAATTTCCCGCCAAATTTTACTACATTTTCAGTTCTTGAAATGTTATCCATCTACAAAACCTTACCACACTACTTACTTACACCATCAATCTACACATACAAGCAACAATCACACAAAAATGAATCACCCATTAACAAACCCATCAAAAAGATCTCACCTTTATCAAGAACAAACAATTCTTGCACACAATTATATGCCACATTGTCAATTTCAAGAACcaagaaaattcaagattttGATTATAATGTTGAGATTCTCAAGTTCTGTGAAATGGGTAATTTAAAAGAGGCCATGAGATTGTTTTCCCACCTCGAAAAATCGAGTCTTGATTCGAGGACTTGTTGTGCAATTTTGCAGCTTTGTGCTGAGTTTAAGGCCTTAAGTGATGGGAAAAAAGTTCATGACTTTGTGAGTGGAATTGGGGGTGAAATTGATGAGATGGTGTGTGCAAAGCTTGTGTTTATGTATGTCAAATGTGGGGATTTGGATCAAGGGAGGAGGGTTTTCGATATGATTGAGAATGATAAGGTGTTTTTGTGGAATTTGTTGATAAGTGAGTACTCGAAAATTGGTGAGTATGAAGAGAGTTTGTGTTTGTTTATGAGAATGAGAGAATTGGGTGTTGAGGCTAATGATTATACTTTTAGTTGTGTTTTGAAGTGTTGTGGAGCTTTAGGGAGAGTGATGGAAGGGGAAATGGTTCATGGGTATTTGTCAAAAATTGGTTTTGGTTTGAATAATAGTGTTGTGAATGCTTTGATTGGGTTTTATTTTAGGTGTAAGAGAATGGAGAGTGCAGGTAAGCTATTTGATGGATTGACCGATCGAGATGTGATTACGTGGAATTCTATGATAAGTGGTTATGTGGCTAATGGGCGTGCACGGGAGGCATTGAGGGTTTTTGTGGAGATGTTAAGTGAGAGTGTTAGTGTGGAATTGGCAGTAATGATTAATGTACTTGTAGCTATTGGTAGTCTTGAGAGACTTGATTTAGCTAGAGCGATTCATGGTTTTGGTGTTAAAGGAAGTTTGGATGGTGAAACTAATTTTGCGAATGCTTTGCTTGATGTTTATTCTAAATGTGGGGATATGGATGGGTCAGTTAAGATTTTTCGGAACATGGGTAGAAAAAGTGTTGTGACATATACGGCTTTGATGGGTGGATATGCTCGAGAAGGAATGTTTATTGAGGCAATTAAGCTGTTTGATGACATGAAAAGGGATGGTATTAATCCGGATGTTTTTACTGTGACTAGCGTTCTTCATGCTTGTGCTTGTAATGGTTCGTTAGAGAAAGGAAAGGAGGTGCATAGTTACATTAGGGATTTAAATATGCAGTTGAGTTTGTTTGCGTCTAATGCTCTCATAGACATGTATGCAAAATGTGGAAGCATGGAAGATGCTGTTGCAGTTTTTTATGAGATGCCAAGGGTGGACATTGTCTCATGGAATACTATTATTGGAGGCTACTCGAAGAACAGGCTTCCAAATGAAGCACTTAATTATTTTGTTAAGATGCAAAATGATTTAAAGCCGGACAATGTTACTATCAGTTGTATCCTTCCATCTTGTGGCAACCTATCAGCTCTAGACAGAGGCCGGGAAATACATTCTTTCATTTTAAAAAACGGGTTATCttcagatctatttgttacaaaTGCGCTTCTAGATATGTATGTGAAATGTGGAGCGTTAGTTCTTGCACGATCACTTTTTAGTATCATGCCCAAGAAAGATCTGGTCTCATGGACGGTAATGACTGCTGGATATGGTATGCATGGATTTGGAAGGCAAGCTGTCTCTACCTTTTCTGAGATGAGGCGTGCTGGTATTAAGCCTAATAATGCGTCTCTCGTATCTATCCTCTATGCCTGCAGTCACTCAGGATTACTTAATGAAGGTTGGAGTTTATTTAACATTATGCGGAATGACTGCAAGATAGAGCCCACACTGGAGCAGTATACTTGTATGGTTGATCTACTTTCTCGTGCTGGAAAATTATCCAAGGCATatacttttattaaaaatatgccAATTGAGGCAGATTGCTTTATCTGGGGTGTTTTGCTTCGTGGTTGCAGAATTCACCATGATCTGAAACTGGCAGAGAAAGTTTCAGAACATATCTTTGAGCTGGAACCAGACAATACAGAGTACTACGTTCTTCTGGCAAATAGTTATGCAGAGGCAGAACAATGGGAAGAAGTGAAGAAGTTGAGGCAAAAGATTGGTCTTCATGGCCCGAAAAAGGAGCGAGACTGTAGTTGGATACAAATGAAGGACAAAGTGCATATCTTTGTAGCAGGTGATAATGCACACCCACTGGCGAAAAATATAAATTTGTTGCTGAAAGAGTtggaaaagaatatgaaagaaCAAGGTGACTCTTTAAATATGAGATATGCTTTGATAAATGCCGATGAGATGCAAAAGGAAGAGGCACATTGCGGGCACAGTGAAAAGTTGGCTATGGCTTTTGGTATTTTAAGCTTGCCACGTGGTAAAATCATAAGAGTTACCAAAAATTTCCGAGTATGCAGCGACTGTCATGAGATGGCCAAGTACATCTCAAAGGTGATTGGCAGAGAAATTGTTTTAAGAGATTCCCATCGCTTTCACCATTTCAAAGAGGGCTGTTGCTCCTGCAGAGGTTAATTGTGAACTAGCAGCACCTGTTTGGAGGTATGTAAATTTTATTAGAATGATTTTTGTTAAGTCTCCTCTCTTTTCGAGAATCATTTTGCATTTGGTAGAACTAGTTGC is a window of Apium graveolens cultivar Ventura chromosome 11, ASM990537v1, whole genome shotgun sequence DNA encoding:
- the LOC141697184 gene encoding pentatricopeptide repeat-containing protein DOT4, chloroplastic — encoded protein: MLSIYKTLPHYLLTPSIYTYKQQSHKNESPINKPIKKISPLSRTNNSCTQLYATLSISRTKKIQDFDYNVEILKFCEMGNLKEAMRLFSHLEKSSLDSRTCCAILQLCAEFKALSDGKKVHDFVSGIGGEIDEMVCAKLVFMYVKCGDLDQGRRVFDMIENDKVFLWNLLISEYSKIGEYEESLCLFMRMRELGVEANDYTFSCVLKCCGALGRVMEGEMVHGYLSKIGFGLNNSVVNALIGFYFRCKRMESAGKLFDGLTDRDVITWNSMISGYVANGRAREALRVFVEMLSESVSVELAVMINVLVAIGSLERLDLARAIHGFGVKGSLDGETNFANALLDVYSKCGDMDGSVKIFRNMGRKSVVTYTALMGGYAREGMFIEAIKLFDDMKRDGINPDVFTVTSVLHACACNGSLEKGKEVHSYIRDLNMQLSLFASNALIDMYAKCGSMEDAVAVFYEMPRVDIVSWNTIIGGYSKNRLPNEALNYFVKMQNDLKPDNVTISCILPSCGNLSALDRGREIHSFILKNGLSSDLFVTNALLDMYVKCGALVLARSLFSIMPKKDLVSWTVMTAGYGMHGFGRQAVSTFSEMRRAGIKPNNASLVSILYACSHSGLLNEGWSLFNIMRNDCKIEPTLEQYTCMVDLLSRAGKLSKAYTFIKNMPIEADCFIWGVLLRGCRIHHDLKLAEKVSEHIFELEPDNTEYYVLLANSYAEAEQWEEVKKLRQKIGLHGPKKERDCSWIQMKDKVHIFVAGDNAHPLAKNINLLLKELEKNMKEQGDSLNMRYALINADEMQKEEAHCGHSEKLAMAFGILSLPRGKIIRVTKNFRVCSDCHEMAKYISKVIGREIVLRDSHRFHHFKEGCCSCRG
- the LOC141696483 gene encoding protein FAR1-RELATED SEQUENCE 5-like, whose protein sequence is MPFIPITGVNHHYQNILFGFALIRDEKETTYRWVLKTWLEAVDNKPPITIITDQDITLSNVISEVMPNTNHTYCTWHISSKFPEKLSTLYTQYSEFKTDFNACIYKSLSPTEFEGRWEDLKEKYDLENHNWLNDMYAIRRQWVFAFMKQYFAAGMTTTSRSESMNSFFDECVKASTGLKEFIENSQKALESQYLREVQADFDIEYKERRLFSNSSMEIHASKIYTKEMFKRFQKELQKSQSFVMKSMKGCGDYLSKMYLVEKSTLPEINRRNFFLKNLKRQDIVDCVKLSKVCPLLVVAPFRGTIT